One window from the genome of Musa acuminata AAA Group cultivar baxijiao chromosome BXJ1-4, Cavendish_Baxijiao_AAA, whole genome shotgun sequence encodes:
- the LOC103992218 gene encoding uncharacterized protein LOC103992218, which yields MKPSPAVSLFGAKAADSAIRRWLSPLLFLAVVALSVSLLYFAATPAVSFPPMTTVRVELSPPVAVWQPVGAAEASDPISSSSLPPVQRPVDAAVASDPEPISSAPSVQNMPESQDVRLERVLKAAATEDNTVILTSLNAFWASPGSVLDLFLESFRIGNGTSELLSHLVIVAVDDKAYGRCLAIHPHCFHLKTEGVDYSGEKVFNTPEYLDMMWARLDFLRLILEKGYNFIFSDVDIMWFRNPLLYFYTDGDFQTSCDNFLGDPTNLKNWPNNGFNYVKSNTRSIEFYKYWYSSRARFPGVHEQNVFNIIKYDQQIQKIGVRIRFLSTERFGGFCEPSRDLNKVCTMHANCCIGLRRKIDDLRAMLDDWRKFVSLPPDTRISRRFSWSVPRSCREARTTRSLVPPLGSMPSAARFLLTSSEYVPPSPPPEPLSVDIDLVVTLAALLCAVVSVTGLALVARCASSRRSPGGGRPQAPPDKGLKKKALRALPRVAYAAGSEGPAECPICLAEFVEGDELRELPQCGHGFHVGCVDAWLASHPSCPSCRRALVVAAPPSR from the exons ATGAAGCCTTCCCCCGCCGTCTCCCTCTTCGGCGCCAAGGCGGCGGACTCCGCCATCCGCCGGTGGCTCTCCCCGCTCCTCTTCCTCGCCGTCGTCGCCCTCTCCGTCTCCCTGCTCTACTTCGCCGCCACGCCAGCCGTCTCCTTCCCCCCGATGACGACGGTCCGGGTGGAACTCAGCCCTCCAGTCGCCGTGTGGCAGCCGGTCGGCGCTGCCGAAGCCTCCGACCCGATTTCGAGCTCCTCTCTTCCGCCCGTGCAGAGGCCGGTCGACGCTGCCGTCGCTTCCGACCCGGAACCGATTTCCTCTGCTCCATCTGTGCAGAATATGCCA GAAAGCCAGGATGTCAGGCTGGAGAGGGTGCTCAAGGCAGCGGCCACCGAAGACAATACTGTAATACTGACCTCCTTGAATGCTTTCTGGGCTTCTCCCGGATCCGTGCTGGATCTCTTCCTGGAGAGCTTCCGCATCGGCAACGGGACCAGCGAGCTCCTGAGCCACCTGGTGATCGTCGCCGTGGACGACAAGGCGTACGGGCGGTGCCTCGCCATCCACCCGCACTGCTTCCACCTCAAGACCGAGGGGGTGGACTACTCCGGCGAGAAGGTGTTCAACACTCCCGAGTACCTGGACATGATGTGGGCGAGGCTGGACTTCCTACGCCTGATTCTGGAGAAGGGATACAACTTCATCTTCTCG GATGTAGACATCATGTGGTTCCGGAATCCATTGCTCTACTTTTATACAGATGGAGATTTCCAAACATCCTGTGACAATTTCTTGGGGGATCCTACCAATCTCAAGAACTGGCCCAACAACGGATTCAACTACGTGAAGTCCAACACCCGAAGCATAGAATTCTACAAGTACTGGTACTCCTCGCGTGCCAGATTCCCCGGAGTTCATGAGCAGAATGTGTTTAACATCATCAAGTACGACCAACAGATTCAGAAGATTGGAGTGAGGATCAGATTCCTGAGCACCGAGCGTTTCGGTGGGTTCTGTGAGCCAAGCAGAGACCTCAATAAGGTCTGTACGATGCACGCAAACTGTTGTATCGGCTTACGCAGAAAGATCGATGATCTAAGAGCCATGCTTGATGATTGGAGGAAATTTGTGTCTCTGCCACCTGATACAAGGATATCTAGACGGTTCTCATGGAGTGTACCTCGAAGCTGCAG AGAAGCACGCACCACGCGGTCACTTGTTCCTCCTCTCGGGTCTATGCCTTCGGCGGCGAGGTTCCTCCTGACGAGCTCTGAATATGTGCCGCCGTCTCCGCCGCCGGAGCCGCTCTCAGTCGACATAGACTTGGTGGTGACCCTCGCCGCCCTTCTCTGCGCCGTGGTCTCCGTCACCGGGCTCGCCCTCGTTGCCCGCTGCGCCAGCTCCCGGCGCTCCCCAGGCGGCGGACGCCCGCAGGCGCCGCCAGACAAGGGCCTCAAGAAGAAGGCCTTGCGGGCGCTACCGAGGGTGGCCTACGCAGCCGGCAGCGAGGGCCCGGCGGAGTGCCCGATCTGCCTGGCCGAGTTCGTGGAGGGGGACGAGCTCCGGGAGCTGCCGCAGTGCGGCCACGGGTTCCACGTCGGGTGCGTCGACGCGTGgctcgcctcccacccgagctgCCCATCCTGCCGCCGGGCGCTCGTCGTCGCCGCACCACCGTCCAGGTGA
- the LOC135653377 gene encoding protein PLASTID MOVEMENT IMPAIRED 1-like, with protein sequence MTSSAPPPSMAAHAGEADANMQILQELERLSRSLSKSHTSRRTTSLVLPRSSYTAPAADDGPRLVNEAARSDRRNHSSRHLSRFPWHLGWNPQHDLDGDDADGGRHRTPVKKEHTLEPEPGEKRGIWSWKPMRALAHIAMHRLVCLFSVEVIAIQHLPTSMDGLRLSVAVRKKETKDGAVQTMPSRVLEGCADFEETLFVRCHLYCRGGAAAGKPLEFEARPFLISTVAVDVPQIDLGRSIVDLSLLVKESIQKNLEGQRIRQWDLAFPLSGKAKGGEMILKLAFQIMEDGGIGIYNQAEKIRSNNEKDSNFSVPRKQSKSSFSVALRGGQSTIPSNTSSVRKVDETKDFGLDHGPGLRPSIPPVVQKAKPYPREEDPNLPDFEVIDKGIEIHEEKVELEEVIPEDATEVSSVSSEVVKEVVHDRAQWSRLKELHVIAKEIKALELIMIDGGADLVKTTQEDKFQRLDTEEEIVTREFVRMLEFEDGKEPKYDGLDLVTSSDHGAKEVVKDEEEKILVPDLGKSLGSVVQTRDGGYLVSMNPFNVQVTRKETPKLAMQISREVIVEDEKQASELQLFQRLAAMGSEEMVSRLLSQTAMDELLGKTAEQIAFEGVASAIISGRNKEGASSSAARSITIVRKMAAATNKGRKERTLTGTWSVNDEPVTADEILALSLQRMEAMAVEALKVQADMADEEAEVAPSEEVSPVIGNYGAGNPLDSAISLEDWLITCSTSRHLTMLVVIQLRDPLRRNEAVGAPMIAVVQAAASDDDQPDDERRFKLISLHVGGVKLSSNRKRSTWDGEKQRLTAMQWLVENGLGKAGRRAKQMQAKRGHDLIWSITSRLTKGAWLKPVRNPNVIFLSDSI encoded by the coding sequence ATGACGAGTTCTGCGCCTCCTCCATCAATGGCAGCACATGCTGGAGAGGCAGACGCCAACATGCAAATCCTCCAAGAGCTTGAACGCCTGAGCAGATCACTCTCCAAATCCCACACTTCTCGCCGCACCACCTCCCTCGTTCTCCCCCGCTCCTCTTATACAGCTCCGGCCGCCGATGATGGGCCCCGCCTCGTCAACGAAGCGGCTCGGTCCGACCGCCGCAACCACTCCTCTCGCCACCTGTCCCGTTTCCCCTGGCACTTGGGCTGGAATCCCCAACACGACCTTGACGGAGATGATGCTGACGGCGGCCGCCACCGCACGCCCGTGAAGAAGGAGCATACGTTGGAACCTGAGCCCGGTGAGAAGCGGGGGATATGGAGCTGGAAGCCGATGCGTGCCTTGGCTCACATCGCCATGCATCGATTGGTATGCCTGTTCTCCGTCGAGGTTATCGCGATTCAACATCTGCCGACCTCGATGGACGGGCTACGTCTCTCGGTTGCCGTTCGCAAGAAGGAGACCAAGGATGGCGCTGTGCAAACGATGCCCTCCCGGGTGCTCGAAGGGTGTGCTGACTTTGAAGAGACACTGTTCGTCCGATGCCACCTCTACTGCAGAGGTGGTGCGGCCGCAGGGAAGCCGCTCGAGTTCGAGGCCCGACCATTCCTGATCTCAACGGTAGCAGTCGACGTTCCTCAGATTGATCTCGGTAGGAGTATCGTTGACTTGAGTTTACTGGTCAAAGAGTCCATCCAGAAGAACTTGGAGGGACAACGCATCCGGCAGTGGGATCTAGCCTTCCCCCTGTCTGGGAAGGCTAAAGGAGGAGAAATGATTCTCAAGTTGGCGTTCCAAATCATGGAAGACGGAGGTATCGGGATCTATAACCAAGCAGAGAAAATAAGATCAAACAATGAGAAGGATTCCAATTTTTCTGTCCCAAGGAAACAATCAAAGTCTTCCTTCAGTGTTGCACTTAGAGGAGGCCAGTCTACCATACCTTCAAACACCAGCTCCGTGAGAAAAGTGGACGAAACTAAAGATTTCGGTCTTGATCATGGGCCTGGTCTCCGTCCTTCAATCCCTCCAGTTGTGCAAAAGGCTAAGCCATACCCCAGGGAGGAAGATCCTAACCTTCCAGACTTTGAAGTTATTGACAAGGGAATAGAGATTCATGAAGAGAAAGTGGAGTTGGAAGAAGTGATACCAGAGGACGCCACAGAGGTGTCATCAGTTTCAAGCGAGGTCGTAAAAGAGGTGGTGCACGACCGTGCTCAATGGAGTAGGCTAAAAGAGCTTCATGTAATCGCGAAAGAGATCAAGGCTCTTGAACTGATAATGATAGACGGTGGTGCCGATCTAGTAAAGACAACTCAAGAAGACAAGTTCCAGAGATTGGACACCGAGGAGGAAATAGTGACAAGAGAGTTCGTCCGGATGCTCGAGTTTGAAGATGGTAAAGAGCCGAAGTACGATGGCCTAGATCTTGTCACTTCATCAGATCATGGAGCAAAAGAGGTTGTCAAGGACGAGGAGGAAAAGATTCTCGTTCCAGATCTTGGAAAAAGCTTGGGTTCAGTGGTTCAGACGAGGGACGGAGGCTACTTAGTTTCCATGAATCCTTTCAATGTACAAGTGACAAGAAAAGAGACCCCAAAACTGGCCATGCAGATTTCTAGAGAGGTGATCGTGGAGGATGAGAAGCAAGCAAGTGAGCTTCAATTGTTCCAGAGGCTGGCCGCAATGGGATCAGAAGAAATGGTTTCCAGATTACTCTCGCAAACGGCGATGGACGAACTGCTCGGCAAAACAGCAGAGCAGATCGCGTTCGAGGGCGTCGCGTCCGCCATAATAAGTGGCAGGAACAAGGAAGGAGCAAGCTCCAGTGCAGCCAGGTCAATCACGATAGTTAGGAAGATGGCAGCAGCAACGAACAAAGGCAGGAAGGAGAGGACCTTGACAGGAACCTGGAGCGTGAACGATGAACCAGTCACCGCGGACGAAATCCTGGCCTTGTCGTTGCAGAGGATGGAGGCTATGGCAGTCGAAGCACTCAAAGTCCAGGCAGACATGGCTGACGAAGAAGCAGAAGTTGCTCCCTCGGAGGAAGTCTCCCCTGTTATCGGAAATTATGGCGCCGGCAACCCGCTGGACTCGGCCATTTCTCTCGAGGATTGGTTGATAACTTGCAGCACGAGCCGTCATCTGACAATGTTGGTGGTGATTCAGCTGAGAGACCCATTAAGGAGGAATGAAGCGGTGGGGGCTCCCATGATAGCTGTGGTGCAAGCAGCAGCATCGGATGACGACCAACCAGACGATGAAAGGAGATTCAAATTGATTAGTCTTCACGTTGGAGGTGTCAAGTTGAGCTCCAACAGGAAGAGGAGTACGTGGGACGGGGAGAAACAGAGACTAACGGCGATGCAGTGGCTTGTGGAGAATGGGCTGGGGAAAGCAGGGAGAAGAGCGAAGCAGATGCAAGCAAAGAGGGGCCATGATCTGATCTGGAGCATTACTTCGAGGCTCACGAAGGGTGCGTGGCTCAAACCTGTTCGAAACCCAAATGTCATATTCCTTAGCGATAGTATATAG
- the LOC103992393 gene encoding probable plastid-lipid-associated protein 12, chloroplastic: MHLLPVVRNPTPALLPRRKSTEMVVGGAAAARLALLTPPFSGRSTLLQTSTCGVLMPRVQKPRRRRRTSLRPISSSLVEEGQQLCFSDPEAALVEALLGIQGRGRAASSRQLQDVELAVETLENLGGVPDPTSSSLIEGRWQLIFTTRPGTASPIQRTFVGVDFFKIFQEVYLRTDDPRVSNIVKFSDAVGELKVEAAATIKDGKRILFQFDRAAFSLKFLPFKIPYPVPFRLLSDEAKGWLDTTYLSHTGNIRISRGNKGTTFVLQKKIEPRQRLLSAISVGTRVKEMIDELISSNQEEVKANSEILEGEWQLLWASQSENESWSSVVASGLKGLQIIKKDGMVENQINLLPGLRICANGTLSETSESNLFMVQMNDGVVSFGALKLPLKMEVIFHLELLYIDNKIRISRSNKDMTLVHLRVTRPC; this comes from the exons ATGCACCTCTTACCGGTCGTGCGGAATCCCACCCCCGCTTTGCTCCCCCGGCGGAAATCCACCGAGATGGTCGTCGGAGGAGCTGCCGCCGCGCGGCTCGCGCTCCTTACGCCGCCCTTCTCCGGCCGCTCCACGCTGCTGCAGACGTCGACGTGTGGTGTCCTCATGCCAAGAGTCCAGAAgccgaggcggcggcggcggacatCCCTCCGTCCCATCTCGTCCTCTTTGGTGGAAGAAGGGCAGCAGCTCTGCTTCAGCGATCCCGAGGCCGCACTCGTCGAAGCCCTGCTCGGGATCCAGGGGAGAGGCCGCGCCGCATCTTCTAGGCAACTGCAG GACGTCGAGCTCGCGGTGGAAACCCTTGAGAATCTGGGAGGCGTGCCGGATCCT ACAAGCTCCAGTTTGATTGAAGGTCGCTGGCAACTAATTTTCACTACGAGACCTGGGACAGCATCCCCAATTCAA AGAACCTTTGTTGGGGTAGATTTTTTCAAGATCTTTCAGGAGGTTTACCTTAGAACAGATGATCCAAGGGTATCTAACATTGTAAAATTTTCGGATGCTGTTGGTGAGCTAAAAGTAGAG GCAGCAGCAACAATTAAAGATGGAAAAAGAATCCTTTTCCAGTTTGATCGTGCTGCATTCTCGCTTAAATTTTTACCTTTCAAGATTCCATATCCTGTACCATTTAGGCTTCTCAGTGATGAAGCAAAGGGATGGTTGGATACAACATACTTGTCTCATACTGGGAACATACGTATTTCAAGAGGAAACAAG GGAACGACATTTGTGCTGCAAAAGAAGATTGAACCAAGACAAAGGTTGCTGTCAGCAATATCTGTTGGAACAAGAGTTAAGGAG ATGATAGATGAACTTATCTCTTCAAATCAGGAGGAGGTTAAAGCAAATTCAGAAATACTGGAAGGCGAATGGCAATTACTGTGGGCTTCACAG TCAGAAAATGAGAGCTGGTCGTCTGTTGTTGCCAGTGGTCTTAAAGGTTTGCAG ATTATAAAGAAAGATGGAATGGTGGAGAATCAGATTAACCTGCTTCCTGGTTTAAGGATTTGTGCAAATGGCACTCTTAG CGAAACATCTGAAAGCAACTTGTTCATGGTGCAAATGAATGATGGTGTTGTTAGCTTTGGCGCATTGAAACTTCCCTTAAAAATGGAAGTCATCTTTCACCTGGAGCTGCT GTATATTGACAACAAGATCAGAATCAGTCGCAGCAACAAGGATATGACACTCGTCCACTTGCGCGTCACTAGACCATGTTGA
- the LOC135672524 gene encoding uncharacterized protein LOC135672524 yields the protein MGRLGNAGNAPRTNHSTHPHPSGDDPRISHFCHPHPLELTSLEQALTPTICAGCASPAAGCVYSCKACNYVLDVSCAKMPRRIRHPAHPHSVNLFATPPSKDGPSNCDACGRSSSGFTFYCDPCGFRLHCQCAAKPLTINHRAHPHPLNLIFSPPYEDKGFSCDICGDAGLNHWLYRCAACEFDAHIGCSTGGTLQPLARTPTTQQQAPARTPKPQQQAPARTPTPRQQQASPRPSAPRQQASPRPSTPQQQAARRPRTSQQQGPRLPTSQQQGFQRPFAPQQLAPPLSLLPPGLLQPLRPLLPGLLQPLRPLLPPGLLQPPRPLWTQPPQMNQATQGSNNSVEQQNGEGTGSREQQNGEGTKSEEHHNGEGTESVEHHNDEGDIPDTTGEEDGDVGGSSSGYHWNQDGCDDGSDWMMTQDGGYDESSSVPEDSFGGSDESYEVNMEVTFEL from the coding sequence ATGGGGAGGCTGGGCAACGCCGGCAATGCTCCAAGGACCAACCATTCGACTCATCCCCACCCTTCGGGCGACGATCCAAGGATCAGCCATTTCTGCCATCCCCATCCTCTCGAGCTCACGTCTCTGGAGCAGGCGCTGACCCCGACGATCTGCGCTGGTTGCGCCTCTCCGGCCGCCGGATGTGTCTACTCTTGCAAGGCATGCAACTACGTCTTGGACGTCTCCTGCGCCAAGATGCCGCGGCGCATCCGCCATCCCGCGCATCCGCACTCCGTCAACCTCTTCGCCACGCCCCCTTCCAAAGACGGCCCTTCCAACTGCGACGCGTGCGGCCGCAGCAGCAGCGGCTTCACGTTTTACTGCGATCCCTGTGGCTTCCGGTTGCACTGTCAGTGCGCCGCCAAGCCGCTCACCATCAACCATCGCGCGCACCCTCACCCTCTCAACCTCATCTTCTCTCCTCCTTACGAGGACAAGGGGTTCTCGTGTGATATCTGTGGCGACGCGGGCTTGAACCACTGGCTCTACCGCTGCGCGGCCTGCGAATTCGATGCCCATATCGGGTGTTCGACGGGTGGGACTCTGCAGCCTCTGGCGCGAACTCCGACGACACAGCAACAGGCTCCAGCGCGAACACCAAAACCACAGCAACAGGCTCCTGCGCGAACACCTACGCCACGGCAGCAGCAGGCTTCGCCGAGGCCATCTGCGCCACGGCAGCAGGCCTCGCCGAGACCATCTACGCCACAGCAACAGGCAGCGCGAAGGCCACGTACGTCGCAGCAACAGGGCCCGCGGCTACCGACATCGCAGCAACAGGGTTTTCAGCGGCCATTTGCGCCACAGCAACTGGCTCCACCGCTGTCACTGTTGCCTCCGGGACTACTGCAGCCACTGCGGCCACTGCTGCCGGGACTACTGCAGCCACTGCGGCCACTGCTGCCACCAGGACTACTGCAGCCACCGCGGCCACTGTGGACGCAGCCGCCACAGATGAACCAGGCGACTCAGGGATCTAACAATAGCGTGGAACAGCAAAACGGTGAAGGTACTGGAAGCAGAGAACAGCAGAACGGCGAAGGCACCAAAAGCGAAGAACATCACAACGGTGAAGGCACTGAAAGCGTTGAACATCATAACGACGAAGGCGACATACCCGACACAACTGGTGAAGAAGACGGCGACGTCGGTGGTAGCAGCTCCGGTTATCACTGGAATCAAGATGGCTGCGACGATGGATCAGATTGGATGATGACTCAAGATGGAGGTTACGATGAATCAAGTTCGGTGCCGGAGGATTCCTTTGGGGGATCCGATGAGTCTTACGAAGTGAACATGGAGGTGACGTTTGAGCTATAG
- the LOC103992609 gene encoding PH, RCC1 and FYVE domains-containing protein 1-like, with translation MAENFERRTPSVREVEQAITALKKGAHLLKCGRRGKPKFCPFRVSTDEKILIWYSGEKEKHLNLDAVSKVISGQQTVNFLRQNQADKKNQSFSLVYENGQRSLDLICKDKEQAESWRLGLTALVSTSHQPRILANIRSSRWAHTCANSPVGYVATNHKLGLLQGSAKLAKVRSLYGTPARALLDKHLSDRMMNTSDEFYSPRQRTLSDIQSYLDKILPRLPHVVSYGEKEKKDSNLSKGQRMFPISKLSSSEHESPKIYVNDGLKDAFMWGKGVGGVDFSLPKLLDSTRALDVRSVSCGEKHAALVTKQGEVFCWGLENGGRLGHKVNMDAPYPKLVESLTCISVQRVACGAQCTFAIANSGEVYVWGDSNHGLDLSGDGHQTQWFPHRISGPLDGVFISRIACGEWHTAIVSSSGQLFTCGDGTFGVLGHGDVQSISQPKEVESLKGLRVKSVACGPWHTAAVVEIVVGHVKSNSPGGKLFTWGDNDKGRLGHVDKDRKLAPTCVASLVDCDFVQVSCGTTLTAALTVTGIVFTMGSSANGQLGNPHAEDVSIARVEGLLKSEFVKEISAGSFHVAVLTTKGKVYTWGRGGNGQLGLGDNKDRSSPTLVESLEDRHVESVACGSNFTIVTCLHKFISSKDQLICTGCRMVFGFARKKHNCYNCGFMFCHPCSSNKVMNAALAPNKCKKYRVCNTCFTQLQKISDPRINMEISTPRPLLLTTEGYSDLRLKREHSFITEGKTFYRKLSAVEETKLAEADAESVREEKQNQHSGSPVIANQRWGHVPCPPQFIEHGRENSLKVVPISGQEFSDPFHVHARNSPPERKFKLSKASSLRKDLDNVDKIVREELLRLQTEAKSLTQKCQSKSRKLQQCKRKIEETWLLAKDEAEKCKAANAVIKILTAQINALTEKLSTRRQVSNIGSTVDANSTCCPAQTKFLRPEGEKSVFAFHHQCPDVHTSIKDQTSTSSYCDATVAATDAKNCRTKESKDERVEQVEVGVYVTFITLPSGQKGLNRVRFSRKHFSEKEAEIWWEENQRRVYSKYNIKSFVTPSTGKIDH, from the exons ATATGCAAAGACAAAGAACAAGCTGAATCTTGGCGTCTGGGTTTGACGGCCTTGGTATCAACTTCTCATCAACCAAGAATTTTGGCTAACATAAGAAGTAGCAGATGGGCACACACTTGCGCCAACAGCCCTGTTGGCTACGTTGCAACGAATCATAAACTGGGGCTTCTCCAGGGTTCAGCTAAATTAGCAAAG gtGCGCAGTTTATACGGTACTCCTGCTCGAGCTCTGCTAGATAAGCATTTATCAGATAGAATGATGAACACATCTGATGAATTTTACTCTCCAAGACAAAGAACCTTATCGGATATACAATCTTATTTGGACAAAATACTACCTCGCCTGCCCCATGTGGTCTCTTATGgtgagaaggaaaagaaagacTCTAATTTGAGTAAAGGACAGAGAATGTTTCCAATTTCTAAGCTCAGCTCATCCGAACATGAATCTCCTAAGATATATGTCAATGATGGTTTAAAGGATGCCTTCATGTGGGGAAAAGGAGTAGGAGGTGTTGATTTTTCACTTCCCAAGCTATTGGATTCAACTAGAGCGCTCGATGTGAGGAGCGTGTCCTGTGGGGAGAAGCATGCTGCTTTAGTTACTAAACAGGGTGAAGTCTTCTGTTGGGGCTTGGAAAATGGTGGAAGATTGGGTCATAAGGTCAATATGGATGCACCTTATCCTAAACTTGTCGAGTCTCTTACTTGTATCTCTGTACAAAGAGTTGCTTGTGGGGCACAGTGCACCTTTGCTATTGCAAATTCTGGTGAAGTTTATGTCTGGGGTGACAGCAACCATGGCCTTGATCTTTCCGGTGATGGCCACCAAACCCAGTGGTTTCCCCATAGAATATCTGGTCCTTTAGACGGTGTATTTATATCGAGGATCGCATGCGGTGAATGGCACACAGCAATAGTGTCTTCTTCTGGGCAGTTATTCACCTGTGGGGATGGAACATTTGGTGTTCTTGGTCATGGGGATGTACAAAGTATCTCTCAGCCAAAAGAAGTCGAGTCCTTGAAAGGGCTTAGAGTAAAATCAGTTGCGTGTGGACCATGGCATACTGCTGCTGTTGTTGAAATCGTAGTTGGTCATGTCAAAAGCAATTCTCCAGGTGGTAAGCTATTCACTTGGGGTGACAACGATAAAGGGAGGCTTGGTCATGTAGATAAGGACAGGAAGCTTGCACCAACTTGCGTTGCTTCACTCGTGGATTGTGATTTTGTTCAAGTGTCCTGCGGAACTACGTTAACTGCTGCACTTACAGTTACTGGTATAGTTTTTACTATGGGAAGTTCAGCAAATGGGCAGTTAGGAAATCCTCATGCGGAGGATGTTTCGATAGCTAGAGTTGAAGGGTTGCTTAAAAGTGAGTTTGTCAAGGAGATATCTGCAGGTTCTTTTCATGTGGcagtgttgacgacaaagggaaaAGTGTATACTTGGGGGAGGGGTGGAAATGGACAACTTGGATTAGGTGATAATAAAGACAGAAGCTCCCCAACTCTGGTGGAGTCCTTGGAAGATAGACATGTCGAAAGTGTAGCCTGCGGTTCCAACTTCACAATTGTCACTTGTTTGCATAAATTTATCTCAAGCAAGGACCAGTTAATCTGCACAGGTTGCAGAATGGTTTTTGGCTTTGCTAGGAAGAAGCATAATTGCTACAATTGTGGTTTTATGTTTTGCCATCCCTGTAGCAGCAACAAGGTCATGAATGCAGCTCTGGCACCAAATAAATGCAAGAAGTATCGTGTTTGCAATACGTGCTTCACTcagctgcaaaaaatttcagatcctagaATAAACATGGAAATCTCAACTCCTAGACCATTACTGCTAACAACTGAGGGATATTCTGATCTAAGGTTAAAGAGGGAACATTCATTCATCACTGAAGGAAAAACATTTTATCGTAAATTATCAGCTGTTGAGGAAACTAAACTAGCAGAAGCAGATGCAGAATCTGTGCGTGAAGAAAAGCAGAATCAACATTCAGGTTCACCAGTCATAGCAAATCAAAGGTGGGGACACGTGCCATGCCCCCCACAGTTCATTGAACATGGTAGAGAGAACTCCTTGAAAGTGGTTCCTATTTCAGGACAAGAGTTTTCTGATCCTTTTCATGTTCATGCACGGAATTCTCCACCGGAGAGGAAATTTAAACTATCCAAAGCTAGCAGCTTGAGAAAAGATCTAGACAATGTGGATAAGATAGTGAGAGAAGAACTACTGCGACTTCAAACTGAG GCTAAATCCCTGACTCAAAAATGCCAAAGTAAAAGTCGGAAACTCCAACAGTGTAAACGTAAAATTGAGGAAACCTGGTTGCTGGCAAAGGATGAAGCTGAAAAGTGCAAAGCTGCAAATGCTGTAATAAAGATTCTAACCGCTCAG ATAAATGCTTTGACAGAGAAGCTTTCAACAAGGAGGCAAGTAAGTAATATTGGATCCACTGTTGATGCCAACAGCACATGTTGCCCTGCCCAGACGAAGTTTTTGAGGCCTGAAGGTGAAAAGTCAGTCTTTGCATTCCATCACCAGTGTCCAGATGTACATACAAGCATCAAGGACCAGACTTCCACAAGCTCATACTGTGATGCAACCGTAGCTGCAACAGATGCAAAAAACTGTCGAACCAAGGAATCAAAGGATGAACGGGTGGAGCAAGTTGAAGTTGGTGTATATGTTACCTTCATTACTTTGCCAAGTGGCCAGAAGGGCCTCAATCGCGTAAGGTTTAG CCGGAAACATTTTAGTGAGAAGGAAGCTGAGATATGGTGGGAGGAGAATCAGAGGAGAGTATATTCAAAATACAACATCAAAAGTTTTGTGACACCATCTACTGGTAAAATAGACCATTAA